The nucleotide sequence TTTTTATCTGTATTGGCATATCAAGAACATATGTGTATCTTTTCTGTAGCTGTTGCTTATAATAGGTTGACAACCTTTCCTCTGCCTGATAACCATCAATTTGTCCTGCATTAAAATCATTAACTATATCCTGCCAATAAGTTCCATCTGCAATTTTATTGAGCAGTTCAACCGACTTTTGACTGGAATCGACCTGTATCGGCGAATATTCAATCAAATCATCAAGGTCTGTTAATGCGGCATCCTTCGTATAATCTACCTTTAAAACCCTACAAGCCTCTCTAAAAAATCCAAAAGAATTAAAATTTATCAGCATCTCAAATGATGCGAAAGCAAACATTGAAAATCTGTCAAACAATTCAGAATCTAATGCCTGAATCCCATATGGATCAATATACAGAAACACATTGTAATTTCTTTTATTCTCAAGAACCTTAATTATTTTTTCTTCATATTTTCCAGATACAATAATAGGCTTCCACCTAAAGTCCCCATAGTCTCTCAAATTCTTTTCAAGTTCAGGCGCATAATTTAAATCAATAAAGCACATATCGATACTTGCATTTTCTGATTTTGTACTTGCCATGCACTCTTTCCGAACATTCAAAGCTATAATTGGCGATCCCGGTTTCCCATCGTCAAATCTTCCTTTACCCGAAAAACAATCTACATAAAAAACAGGATGCCTTGTCGTCAAGATTTTTTGAAAGTACGGTTTCAGATAGGCACCAAGCAAAGTGTCTTTTATTTCCGACCAATCTTTTTTCTTTTCAAAAAAGTTTCTATTATCTTTTGGCATTAGAATCCCCTTGCTATTTTTCTTATCATTATTTAAATTTTCCAGTTCACTACACAGTGTGTAGCGAATTATTCCAATTTGTTTTCATTATACATCAATTTATTACGTTCCAACTCATTTCTTAGTTCTTCTACCGTAGGCAACACAGTCATATACTTAGATGCAAATATCTGTTCACTCTCATTCAAAACGGAATACTTTACCATCGTTTCATCTTTATCTGTGCAAAAGATAATACCAATAGTCGGATTATCATCTGACTGTCTTTTTAGATCATCAAACATTCTGATATACATATCCATCTGTCCAATATCCTGATGAGTCAGCTTATGAGTTTTCAAATCTATCAATACAAAGCATTTTAATATATAATTGTAAAACACTAAGTCAATATAAAAATCAGATGTTTCGGTGCAAATACGCATCTGTCTGTCCACAAAGCAAAACCCCCTCCCCAACTCTAAAAGAAATTTTTGCAAATTACTGATAATTGCGTTTTCAACATCCTTTTCAGCAATTTCCTTATTATCTCTAATCCCCATAAATTCTAAAACATATGGATCTTTCACGAAACTAGAAGTTTGTCCAACTTTATCAGGAAATTGTGTTGAAAGAATGCGTTTGTAATAGCCGGATTTTATATTGCGCTCCAATTCCTTAACAGACCAGTATTCATTTGCAACCTCTTTCAAATAAAAATTCCGTTCTTCCTCGTCATCCAACCGCATAATAGTTCTAAGATGTGACCAATGAATTTTTCCAATCAATGAATATCCATAAGATTCTTTTGGAAATGTCAAATATAATTGTCTGCAATTCCTAATATTGGCAACCGAAAATCCTGTGCCATATTCATCGGACAATTCTTGCGAAAGACGTTTTATAAGATACGAACCATACTTTGCTTTTCTATTGCCCTTTTGTTCCTGTTCAATAATTCTTTTGCCGACATTCCAATATGCATATGTCATAATATTATTAGCAGCTTCATATATTTTACTTTTTGCCTCATCCAGTATAGCATGAACTTCCTGATAAAATTTCAGTTCATCTTCTGTATCCATCAGTTCTGTATTCGCCATTTTTCACTCTCCTCAATTCGCTACACGCATGTAGCGAATTCAATTTGATAAATATTAATCAACGCTTTCAATAAACTCTTTAATACAAGAAATCTTTCCATGTTTTAATAATACAGATGCCAAAATTCCATATAAGTCACTATTCAAATCTTTTAAAATCGCATCATATTCAGAAAATGACTTGTCCTGACATATCCTTGCAGGATTTGCCATGTTCGATGCTATGTTATGCATTTCATTGATTTCAGGATAGTCCTCATTGATTCTTTTGTCTAACTGTTTCGCTGCATTGACAAACTCCACAGTCGGCTTTGCCGTATGAATCATAGCCTCTATTTCAGCTACATCCTTCGAAGCTTTTATATCATCATATTTGCTTTTTATATCAACTAATTTTACTGCCAATTCTACTTGTTCCTTATAAAAATGTATCATTCCCCTTTTTCCACCTCATAACTTTTTTAGTGTTCTAATTCTCGCAAAATATCTGCAAATTTCTCAAACATAAATAGCGCATCTAAAAATTTCTGTTTTAGATATATACCTTTTCCAATTCGCTACACGCATGTAGCGAATTTAATACTTTTAAATTTTCAGTTTTAAAAGTATCTGATAACATTATTTCACCCCAACTAAATCCAAATACTTCTCAAAATACGCAAGCAACCTATCAATAACTCTTTTCTTCGTTTCACTGCGGTTCCCTGCACTACCACTACCAAATCTTGATACTGCAGGCATTATCGCATCAACGTCTGTACCTGTAGTTTTTAATACCCCATCACGGAAAGAATTTTCTATAAAAATATGTGTTTCCTTATCCTTTAGCTTTTCATCTTTTATAATTACAACAAGATCATTTTCCCGCTGCTCATCAACATATTTCAACCACTCCCCGTCAACTTCGGTATCGGCATTAACCCTCAAAAGAAATTCTCTGATAAGCGCTATTTTGCTCCGCAGGTTCAGGCTTGAATTGACTGCCTTTTCAATCGTAACTACAATCTCTTTATCCTTATTCCCGTCTTTCTGATACTTCTTCACAAGCATTAAAATATAATCAATATTGACCTCGATCTGCTTTATAAGTTCGATTTCAAATACAATATCATCATTGATATTTTCTTTTTCCCCCTTTTTCGGCTTGAACTCTTCATAAAGATCTATATACTCACTCTGATAATCTTGAAAATCCCGTGGTGAAAGTATCTCTTGCCCAACAAAATCATCAAAGGCGGACAGGATATTCCTTATTTTCAAAATTGCACCATACAAAGATATAAATTTCTTCTTGTCCTGCTCTCCCAGTTCCGAAAAACGCCCAAGGGGAAACAGCGTCTGCAGCTTGTCAATCAGTTCTGTATATCCCTCATAGTGTTTTCCGTTTTCATCATATCCATTGTAATAACTTGCATAGTTTTTCAGCAGGACAATACCGCCTGCCTCTTTATTCCCAAAAAGTGCAATCGCATCATTTGTTTCCTGCTCCAAGTTACGGAAACAAACTATATTTCCAAATGTCTTTACAGAATTGAGAATCCGGTTGGTACGGGAGAACGCCTGCAGAAGTCCATGGTACTTCAAATTCTTATCCACCCAGAGAGTATTCAGCGTTGTCGCATCAAATCCGGTAAGGAACATATTCACAACAATTAAAATATCAATCTCCCGATTTTTCATTCTAAGCGATACATCTTTATAATAGTTTTGGAACTTGTCGCTTGAGGTATCGTAAGTAGTGGAAAACAACCTATTATAATCGTCAATAGCACTTTCCAAGAAATCCCGTGAACTTTGATCCAGTCCGTCTGTATTCTCGGAATTTTCATCAACCACAAAATCATCATTCTCCGCCTCATTGACGCCATAACTGAATATCGTGGCAATCCTAAGCCTTTTCGCCTCTGGCAAGTTCTCCATTTGGTGCTTAAATTCTGTATAATAGAGCTTTGCAGCCTCTATGGAGCTTACTGCAAATATGGAGTTAAAACCTTTTATACGAATTTTATTCTTCTTTTCCTTTATCTCGTTTCTATTCTTTGCCGTAGCTACTTCTTCCACATTTTCCAAAATGGAAAATGTGAAACTGTCTCCCCGGTTTCGCTTTGTCTTTTGATCAAAATGTCCTAATATGTAGGATACAATTTCACTAATACGCGCCTGATTTAAGAGTGCCTTTTCTGTATCTATTGCCGATACCTGCTTGTCCTTTGCTTTATCACTGTCCTTAATAGTTTTAATATAATCAATACGAAATGGAAGTACATTTCCGTCATTAATCGCATCAACAATTGTATAAGTATGCAGTTTCTCTCCGAAAGCCTGCGGTGTGGTACGCAAATCAGCGTGTTTACCGCTTCCTGCATTGACCGAAAATATCGGTGTCCCCGTAAACCCAAAGATATGATACCGTTTAAAGTTCTTGACAATTGCTGTGTGCATATCCCCAAACTGCGACCTGTGGCACTCATCAAATATCAGGACAATATGCTTGTCAAATACTTCGTGCCCTCTGTTTTTGCGGATAAATCCATCTAATTTCTGAATGGTAGTTATAATTATTTTGTACTCATGATAATTACCGTTTTTGTCCTTATTTTCCAACTGTCTCTGCAAAATTACAGTAGAGGTGTTGCTGTTCGCGGCTCCCTTCTGAAAACGGTCATATTCTTTCATTGTCTGATAATCAAGGTCTTTCCTGTCAACTACAAACAGCACCTTGTCAACAAAATCAAGCTGGCTTGCGAGCTGTGCTGTCTTAAAGGAAGTCAGTGTCTTTCCGCTTCCGGTTGTATGCCAGATATACCCTCCTGCATCAAGCTTTCCCAATTTCTTATAATTTGTGGCTATCTCTATGCGGTTTAATATCTTCTCCGTAGCTGCTATCTGATACGGCCGCATAACAAGAAGCAGTTCTTCTGAGGTAAATACACAATACTTCGTCAAAATATTCAGAAGAGTATGCTTGGATAAAAAAGTTTTTGTAAAATCTACAAGATCAGATATCACTTTGTTATTTGCGTCTGCCCAAAAGGAAGTAAATTCAAAACTGTTGCTTGTCTTTTTCCCTCTACTGGAACTTTTCTCCTGTTCCTTTAAATGCGAAAATCTTGTAGTATTGGAATAATATTTCGTATTCGTGCCATTCGAGATAATAAAAATCTGCACATACTCATACAGTCCGCACCCACTCCAAAAACTGTCACGCTGATAACGATTAATCTGATTGAACGCCTCTCTGATTGCCACTCCACGTCTTTTCAATTCTATATGGACAAGCGGTAATCCATCCACAAGAATCGTCACATCATAGCGGTTATCGTAATTAGCCGGATTTTCCGTATCTTCTGCGGCATTTCCTACTTTTCCCAGCACTTCGTACTGGTTAATCACTTGCAAACGGTTATTATGTATGTTTCCCTTATCGATCAGCCTGATATTCTTCGTGCTTCCGTCATCACGCTTTAAAACTTTTGTATAATCCTCTTGAATCGTGCGTGTCTTTTCTACGATACCCTCGTTTGCATTCGCAATATGTTCCCGAAAAAATCTCTCCCATTCACTATCCGTGAAACCATAACCATTTAACTGTTCTAACTTATACTTAAGATTTTCTATCAACTCTGACTCGGAATAGATTTGCAGATATTCATAACTCTGCTCTGTCAACATACGGATAAACTCTTTTTCAAGCTCCGCCTCACTCTGATAACTGTCGGAACGTCTGCTCTCTGGCGTATACTCTGCCACCACTGTACTTTCATTCATGGATGCAACCATATTGAATGTGCTCATTACACTACCTTCTTTTCTAAATATTCATAGAATCTTTTTGTATTAAACCATTCTCCAATAAATGACTCATAAAAATTCCAATGAATCAATCTCAATTTTTTAGATACAAACAAAATCATAATTGAATTTTCCGTTTCATCTTTATCTATAGCAAAATTCTTTGCCGCCCAATATTCAACTAGAATATATAACGCGCATAATGCATTTATCACATTTTTCTGATTTGCACATTTATAATTTTCTTTACCATTTTTTATTTCATCCCTATGGTGTTTAATCGCATTATATGTAGTCCACCAACTCGGCACTTCACCATCCTTAATAGATTGCCATGGTTGCATTTCGTTATATTTATAATTCAACAACTCTACTTTTTCCTGTGCGATTGTCGGATATTCTCTATTCAAAATAGAGATATAATCATTGATTCCGCATTTATTCAATTTCAGTTTATCATCCAGCAATTTACAATATCTTTTACAAATAGTATCAATTTCGCCACATATAGATAAATAAAGTTGCAAATATCTTACCGAAAAGGCATCATCATTGCACTCATCAATTTCGCAATATGGACTATATGAAAAGAAATCACTTCCCAATTGCTCATAATAATTCCAATATGTATTCCGAAAAATCAATTTCTCCATTGTTACCCCCTATCTAAAAACAACTTATATCTTTTCTATAAAATTTAACAGTTTATCTCTATAATACTCGTATTGCTTTTGCCTTGCTTCTATCTCTGCTGGAAGTCCTTCTGAAATGTCGTTACAAAGCGTATCAAAGCGATCTAAAATTGCAACGATACGTTCTTGCTCAGATAAAGATATAATGGGTATTTTCGTTTCCAGCAATGCATCACCACTAATATGCGGTACACCTGCGCCACGTTTCATATCGTTAAATTGTTTCTCCATATTTTTCAAAATATAATATAAATATTTTGGAATTAGAGTATTTTCATCTGCATCATACCCAAATCCGTCCGTAATGAAAACAGGCTGATTCCAGTATGAAACAAATCCAGCAGAAGCACCACTTCGAGCCACAACGACCACTTCCCCTTTATGATTAGACTTATCAATATAATAAGCTGGTCCCTGTCCACCTAAAATAACAGGAACATCCCCACTAGATGTATCCTTTTTCGTTATATATTCACCACGAAATACTTTTACAACACTTCCAAGTTCTAAGTAAATAACACCAAATACATACTGAATCAATCTAATTATATTCTGTCTGTCTGTCTGTCTGTCTGTCTGTCTGTCTGTCTGTCTGTCTGTCTGTCTGTCTGTCTGTCTGTCTGTCTGTCTGTCTGTCTGTCTGTCTGTCTGTCTGTCTGTCTGTCTGTCTGTCTGTCTGTCTGTCAAGAATCATCTCGCCGCATTCAGCAAATGTCAACAGTACATCTCGATAATATTCATACTGTTTTTTCCTTGCCTCTATCTCTGCCGGAAGTCCTATATTCAAATCGTTACAGATTTTTTCAAAGTAATCCAATACATCCGCATACCTTCTTTGTACTTCTATAGACGGTAATGGTATCTCTATGTCTTCAATTGCAGGCACACTTGAATGAACAACCTTACTTTTAATCTTCCCCCTACTTTTTTGCTGTCTTGATTCATATGTAGATAAAACATGCGCAAGATAACGGGGCTCTTGATTATGCTTTAGGACAACAATATCTCCTCCCGCAAGGCATTTTTCGTTTCCTATATATGCCACGGACTTTGCAATATCCTCAACGCTTTCTCCCGTTATCGCAAATAAAATATCTCCATGTTCAAAATATTTTGGATTTGAGACGTACTCTAGTTTTGTATGTGATACACAGGCATCAAACCAAGTATTATATGTAGTATAAATTTCTCCATACCGAACACAAGGTATACCCGTTTCCGTCACTTCTTCTCTTTTAATACCTGCTCCCCGGTATATATCAACAGCAATATCTTTCAGCTTTACCTTTTTAACTGTATTATCAAACGAAAGCAATGTATCCCTGTAATAATTATACTGCTTTTTTCGAGCTGTAAGCTCTTTTCCTAACTCCGCATTAAGTTCACTTGAAATCGCTGCAAAAGAATCTAAAATGCGAATTATTTCGTATTGTATTTCCAAGGGAGGTACAGGTATACGATATTTCTCCAACATCGGCTTTCTTACAGAAGTTACTGATGAATTAACAGCATTCATTTCCATGTATGATAAAAAAGACGCTTTCATATAATGTAGCAAATATTTGGGTTCTAATTTATCTGATGTTACATGAATTCGATATGCTCGTTGATGTAATGCATATTTCCCTTCTATATAATGAAAGACCTTACCTACTCCGACTCCATCGCCTGCTGTAATAATCGCTTTTTCGTCAAAATCATATGTATTTAATCTTCTGGGCGTCTGAGATCTAACAAAAAACGGATATTTACCATCATCTAATTCCTCATTTGTATTATGACTGCCCGTCCCTATCTCTGCTAAATTTATTATCGGAATATATTCCACTCCATTCGGACAGAGCTCATGTATTAATTTATCAAGTTTGCTCATTTTACAGCCTCCCGTATTCTACGATACGATTCTTCAAGTATCTGCTTTCTCAATATATATTCATTACTCTGTAAATATGTTTGCTCCATTGCTACTTTTACTTTTGGCATAAGATATTTCCCATAAGATTCTATATAGGGAGAATAATCACAAGTTCCAGCGCAAACAATTAGATTATGATTTCCTCCATCTCGCTTTCCAAATCGAAGCTGCAGTTGCCGCAAGGATAACTTTTGAAATCCCTTTTTAAAAAATATAAAATTTTCTCCTCCTTTTTTCGCATGAGAGTCAAATACCAAACAATCAGGCTCCTGTGCAAGCAAAGAAGCCATATAATCCTGTTCAGTTTTTGTAAGCTGCATACCATTGTCTGCCTTATCCAATAAATCTTGCACACCGCATTTGCGACCATCAATAATTATCAATGGCTCTTGGTTTTGCAACGTAGGAAATGTACTTGTTCCATCATCATAAGCCCAAAATGTTAAAATGTTATTTCCTGCACCATGTTTTTTTATTTCTGCTCTGGCAGTTATAGGACTATCTGCCCAATAAGACAATTTTTGATTAGGAAACAACTTTGAATATCTTCCTGTACACTCCCGCAAATTGCCATTAAAAAGTACGCTTGCAGTTTTTTCATAAAATTCATTATTAAACTCTACACATCTAAAAAAGTCAAATTCATCCGTAATATAAACTGGTAAATTTTTATGCTTATATATTGGTCTGCCATAGTCTTGACTTATAAAAGCCCTTCCCCAACTCATACCTTTCCCTCGATTTCTGCAATAATTTTAGCAATTTCATCACGAAGTACTTGCTCTCTTGCTACAATCTGTTCAATCTCAGCATTCAGTACCTTAATATCTATTTTCTCTCTTGTATCTTCCTGTTCCACATAAGAGGAAACCGAAAGGTTGTAATCATTTTCAGCAATTCTGTCATTTGCAACCACTGCTACATAGTACTCTTTATCTTCCCTTGCCTCATAAGCAGCAAGAATATTCTCAATATTCTCACTTGTGAGCTTGTTGTTGTTCGTAACCTTTACACACTCTTTTGATGCGTCAATAAACAATGTACTATTTTCTGATTTGCTCTTTTTCAGAACCATAATACACGTTGCGATACTTGTACCGAAAAACAGATTTCCCGGCAACTGGATAATGCTCTCCACATAGTTATTATCAATCAAATATTTTCGAATCTTCTTTTCTGCACCGCCTCGGTACATTACCCCCGGAAAACATACGATTGCAGCCACTCCATTTGTTGCAAGCCATGATAATGAGTGCATAATAAATGCAAGATCAGCCTTCGACTTTGGCGCAAGCACGCCTGCCGGAGAAAATCTTTCATCATTGATAAGAATAGGATTATCATCTCCCTCCCACTTAATCGAATACGGGGGATTAGACACAATCGCCTCAAAAGGCTCATCATCCCAATGCAGAGGCTCTATCAATGTATCTCCATGCCCGATGTTAAATTTCTCGTAGCCAATATCATGCAGAAACATATTGATACGGCAGAGATTATATGTAGTAATATTGATTTCCTGTCCGAAAAAGCCCTGCCTAACATTCTCCTTCCCCAAAACCTTTGCAAATTTAAGAAGCAGTGATCCGCTACCACATGCCGGATCGTACACCTTATTTACATTTTTCTTTCCAAGCACCGTGATTCTTGTCAGAAGTTCAGAAACCTCCTGTGGAGTATAATACTCTCCGCCACTCTTTCCAGCATTAGATGCATACATGCCCATTAAATATTCATAGGCATCACCAAATGCATCAATGGTATTGTCCTGATAATCTCCCAACTTCATCTCGGCAACGCCATTCAGGAGTTTTACCAGTTTCGCATTTCTTTTTTCTACTGTTCCACCAAGCTTGTTGCTGTTTACATCAAGGTCATCAAACAAACCTTTTAAGTCATCTTCACTCTCATGTCCTTGTGCAGAGCTTTCTATATTTCGGAATACCTTTTCAAGTGTTTCGTTCAAGTTCTCGTCCTGTGGTGCTTTTTTCCTCACATTGCAGAACAATTCACTTGGCAAGATAAAATAACCCTTTGTATCAACCAATTCTTCTCTTGCAGGCTCTGCATCACTGTCAGCAAGATTGGCATAATCAAAATTGGCATTCCCTGCCTCAATTTCTCCTGCATTTACATATCTGACAAAATTTTCAGAAATATATCTGTAAAACAGCATACCTAACACATACTGTTTGAAATCCCAACCGTCTACACTTCCTCTAAGATCATTCGCCATATTCCATATGGTACGATGAAGTTCTTCTCTCTCTTGTTCCTTTTTGTTGTCAATCATTGGACAACCTCCTTGCATAATTTTCCAAATCAATTTTACTACAAAATATCCAAATTGTCATTTAAATACTTCTTAAAATTGCATAAAACTTACAAATGAGGCAGATACTCTCTGCCCCACTCTAACTTATTATAATGTGTATATAATTTCCTCCATCACAATCTCTTCTGCCCTCATCCTAATGCTATTCATTTTCTTAACCCAAAGCATCTGTTCTTGTGCTTTTAACTGCTCCGTCACTCCTTCACGCTTCGCCATCTGCTCCACCAACAGATCAAATCTTTCCTCTGCCTGTTCCTGTATCATAAGTAGATGCTTCTTTAGCTCACCTGATAACAGCAGTCCCGAATAAATACCCCTCCTGTGATTTTCCAGATAGGATTTTCGCATCAGTCCAAACTTTCTCAACTCTCCCTCTGGCTCCGGATCGGGGATTAGATTCGGAATTAAATAATCTCCACATTTTTCGTAAGTTATATCCATTGTCTGTTCCTCTCTCCTTAAAAATTTACATTTCCTGCTGCCACTGCTTATTCTTTCTTACTATGTCCTGCTGGCTACGCTTTCTTTGCTGGTTATGTACCGCGGCATCCTCTTTTGCCTCCTCCAGTTTCTGTTTCATGTTCTTTGGCGCAAGCGATTTTATAAATTCCACAAACGCCTCCCCAAGTCCTCTTGATGCTACAAACCGCTTTAATTTTTCAACCTGATCGGTAAGTGTAGCTATCTTTTTCTCCAGACTGGAAATTTTCTTCTCATACTTCTCTAAAAGATGATTTCTTGATACTGCCTTGCTGAAAGCATCCAGTATTTTATTCCAGTCGCTTTTCTTTACTTTGACATATTCCTCGCTGCCGAAAATATTTGTCACTGGAACAGCAACACTTTTCATGCTTTTTGTTTCCGCTGCCACTTCCTTTGAAATCATTTTAAATGTTTCCGCCCTTAAATCATGTTTCGCAAGTACCTCCTTCGCCGCTTTTTCTTTCACTTCCGCTTCTTCAATCTGCTCTGTAAGTTTCTGTGCCTGTAACACCAGTTCATTGTTTTTCGCCTCCATTTCCTGCACCTGTCCGCAAAGTTCCGATGTTTTCTGCGCAAGATCATCATTCTGCTGTTCAAGAGCCTCATTCCACTTATCCAGCACCACTGCCTGCTGTTCCAACTGCTCCACCTCACGCATTGCCGCCTTATATTCTGGCAGCGACAGGTTATCCCTCTGTATACCGAGGACTTCTATTTCAATCCCCTGCTCCCTGCACAGTTCTGTCAGATACTCCCTCTCCCGTTCCTGCCACGCAACCGTTTCGTTCTGTTTTCTGCTGACCGCCTTTGCAAACCCCATCTGCTGGAATGCCTTCGTTAGACTGTTGCGTGTTTTCATGCCATTTTTATATCCATGCGCCACCGGAATATAGTCTATATGCAGATGCGGCGTTGCCTCATCCAAGTGCATCACACAGTTAAATAAATACAGATTCGGATTGCGTTCCTGAAACGTCTTTGCATATTGTTCCAAGACCGCTACCGCCGCTTTTGCCTCTTCTGTCAGCACTCCGTTTTCGTCTACGACCGGAGTATCTGTCTTTTTGCCTATCTGTACGATATTTTCATAAAATGTCTTTTCCTTGTTACCAGAGTTCTCTATCTCTTTCAAATAATCGTCTTTCTGCCTGTCTTTACGTTTCTGCGCCGCATTGTAATCCCGAAGCGCCTGTCCGAAGCATTTCTCATAAGCATCTTTTAATGGTTCCTGTATGTAAATTCGGTTCCAAGCTGTTCTTTCCGGCACCACATTATTGCATATAAAATCTCTGTTATTATGCGTAAGATGTCCTCTCCCTTTTGGAAAAGAAATTGTTTTTGCCGCCAATGCATCACTCTCTTTCTCATATTTTTATGTATCAAGACTAACTACGGTTTTGTTACTTTTGTCAAAAGTAACGCCTTATTACTTCTGACGCATACGCATCAGAAGTAAGGCGCTCTCCGAGGGTAGTATTTGCCGCTGGCAAATACCGTCTGCCGGAAAAATCTTCCGACAGACGGCTCATTCCGGCAAAATACAGCCGTCATTCGCTTTGGGCAACAGTACCGAATTTAAGTTTTTCGGAACCGTTCCATAAGCTTCCTTTTCAAAAATGAGTACCGAATATAAAAATTCGGAACCGTCTATTCGCCCATTGCAAAAGCAAACGCCATCATATCCTCGGACAATTCCGGCTCCTGCGTCTGCCCCATTCCGGCTACATCAGTCTTTTCTATCAGTTCTTCTGCATCAGAATGAACTGTGGAAACATATTCACTGAAACTGTTACGGATCTGCTCTGCCAAAACTTTCTGCAACTCTTGAATGATTTCATGGAATTTTTGTTCCAACGCCCTGTCCAGCATCTTCCCAAAAATATCTGTATCTTGCTCCAATGAAATAGCAGAATCGCTCACCGCTTTATCAGTTCTATCCCGCAGCTGCCCATCAAGAACTGCCACAAACGCATCAGAAAGTGCCTTCCCATAAGAACCGTCTTTTCGTGTCATGCCCTGCAAGTATTCCCAAGTTCTGCGCTGGTTTTCATCTTCCATGCAGAATTTTATATTGCTGCATTTATAGGTCTTTCTCATTCCATAACCCCATTTCTACACTGCCTGTCTGCGCTGTTTCTGTGTTGCAAGGTACTCGTATCCTTTTGCATTGGCACAGATGTCCTCAATAAAAGTCACATTTCCCTTTGATGCAATATCGCTGTAATACTTAAGCAGACAGCCGCCCCCGCCAATCACATACAGATGCACCAGATTTTCTTTATACCCATAGTCA is from Lachnospiraceae bacterium JLR.KK002 and encodes:
- a CDS encoding TnpV protein codes for the protein MDITYEKCGDYLIPNLIPDPEPEGELRKFGLMRKSYLENHRRGIYSGLLLSGELKKHLLMIQEQAEERFDLLVEQMAKREGVTEQLKAQEQMLWVKKMNSIRMRAEEIVMEEIIYTL
- a CDS encoding type I restriction-modification system subunit M; this translates as MIDNKKEQEREELHRTIWNMANDLRGSVDGWDFKQYVLGMLFYRYISENFVRYVNAGEIEAGNANFDYANLADSDAEPAREELVDTKGYFILPSELFCNVRKKAPQDENLNETLEKVFRNIESSAQGHESEDDLKGLFDDLDVNSNKLGGTVEKRNAKLVKLLNGVAEMKLGDYQDNTIDAFGDAYEYLMGMYASNAGKSGGEYYTPQEVSELLTRITVLGKKNVNKVYDPACGSGSLLLKFAKVLGKENVRQGFFGQEINITTYNLCRINMFLHDIGYEKFNIGHGDTLIEPLHWDDEPFEAIVSNPPYSIKWEGDDNPILINDERFSPAGVLAPKSKADLAFIMHSLSWLATNGVAAIVCFPGVMYRGGAEKKIRKYLIDNNYVESIIQLPGNLFFGTSIATCIMVLKKSKSENSTLFIDASKECVKVTNNNKLTSENIENILAAYEAREDKEYYVAVVANDRIAENDYNLSVSSYVEQEDTREKIDIKVLNAEIEQIVAREQVLRDEIAKIIAEIEGKV
- a CDS encoding plasmid recombination protein, with translation MAAKTISFPKGRGHLTHNNRDFICNNVVPERTAWNRIYIQEPLKDAYEKCFGQALRDYNAAQKRKDRQKDDYLKEIENSGNKEKTFYENIVQIGKKTDTPVVDENGVLTEEAKAAVAVLEQYAKTFQERNPNLYLFNCVMHLDEATPHLHIDYIPVAHGYKNGMKTRNSLTKAFQQMGFAKAVSRKQNETVAWQEREREYLTELCREQGIEIEVLGIQRDNLSLPEYKAAMREVEQLEQQAVVLDKWNEALEQQNDDLAQKTSELCGQVQEMEAKNNELVLQAQKLTEQIEEAEVKEKAAKEVLAKHDLRAETFKMISKEVAAETKSMKSVAVPVTNIFGSEEYVKVKKSDWNKILDAFSKAVSRNHLLEKYEKKISSLEKKIATLTDQVEKLKRFVASRGLGEAFVEFIKSLAPKNMKQKLEEAKEDAAVHNQQRKRSQQDIVRKNKQWQQEM